The following coding sequences are from one Streptomyces sp. NBC_01431 window:
- a CDS encoding AraC family transcriptional regulator, which produces MPVHRQPRRSSDVTSHVWPSGGRHLWPSGGTSATQSHARGHLVYAAGGVLAVHTERGTSIVPANRVAWTPAEFTHQHRAHGDTDMRIVFLAPSVARLMPDRPAVFLASDLAREVVLALTGPGNYDDTTPGYSRSARARLVRVLVEELREADEQPLHLPEPQDDRLRAIARMLSEDPSDNATLAEFGKAIGASTRTLSRLFRSELGMTFYEWRTQLRVYHALVLLADGHDTIHTANACGWANPSGFIAAFTAVVGTTPGRYRTSRRTTARAAQLPRVVNSSG; this is translated from the coding sequence ATGCCCGTTCACCGCCAACCTCGCCGATCATCCGACGTGACGTCACATGTGTGGCCCTCTGGTGGACGTCACCTCTGGCCGTCGGGCGGGACGAGCGCGACGCAGTCGCACGCACGGGGGCACCTGGTGTACGCAGCCGGCGGTGTCCTGGCGGTGCACACCGAGCGCGGCACGTCGATCGTTCCCGCCAACCGGGTCGCCTGGACCCCCGCCGAGTTCACGCACCAGCACCGTGCGCACGGCGACACCGATATGCGGATCGTCTTTCTCGCGCCATCCGTCGCCCGGCTCATGCCGGATCGACCCGCCGTGTTCCTGGCCTCCGACCTCGCCCGCGAGGTCGTGCTCGCCCTGACCGGTCCCGGCAACTACGACGACACCACGCCCGGTTACAGCCGCTCCGCACGCGCTCGCCTGGTCCGAGTCCTCGTCGAGGAACTCCGCGAGGCGGACGAGCAGCCGCTGCACCTGCCGGAGCCGCAGGACGACCGGCTGCGGGCCATTGCCCGGATGCTGTCCGAGGACCCGTCGGACAACGCCACGTTGGCCGAGTTCGGGAAGGCGATCGGGGCCAGCACCCGCACCCTCAGCCGACTGTTCCGCAGCGAACTCGGCATGACCTTCTACGAGTGGCGCACGCAGCTACGCGTCTACCACGCGCTCGTGCTCCTCGCCGACGGCCACGACACCATCCACACCGCCAACGCCTGCGGGTGGGCCAACCCCAGCGGCTTCATCGCGGCGTTCACCGCCGTCGTCGGAACGACGCCGGGCCGCTACCGAACCAGTCGCCGGACCACCGCCCGCGCAGCTCAGCTCCCGAGGGTGGTCAATTCCTCGGGGTGA
- a CDS encoding IS6 family transposase, translated as MSQSYKGHRYPVEVISHCVWLYFRFPLSFREVEELMLERGVIVSYETVRRWCLKFGQQYANGLRRRRPQPGDKWHLDEVFIKINGEQKYLWRAVDQDGNVLDILVQSRRDTAAARRFFRTLLTKTGGVPRVIVTDKLRSYGAAHREVMPSVEHRSHKGLNNRAENSHQPTRQRERAMKGFRSVGTAQRFLSAFSGISPHFRPRRHLMTGTQHRAEMTVRFTIWEQITGVTGRPAAA; from the coding sequence ATGTCGCAGTCGTACAAGGGGCACCGGTATCCGGTCGAGGTGATCTCGCACTGCGTGTGGCTGTACTTCCGGTTCCCGCTCAGTTTCCGCGAGGTCGAGGAGCTGATGCTGGAACGCGGCGTGATCGTCTCGTACGAGACGGTCCGCCGCTGGTGCCTGAAGTTCGGTCAGCAGTACGCCAACGGACTGCGCCGCCGGCGGCCCCAGCCCGGCGACAAGTGGCATCTGGACGAGGTCTTCATCAAGATCAACGGTGAGCAGAAGTACCTGTGGCGGGCTGTCGACCAGGACGGCAACGTGCTGGACATCCTGGTACAGAGCCGCCGGGACACGGCTGCGGCCAGGCGCTTCTTCCGTACGCTGCTGACCAAGACGGGCGGGGTGCCGCGGGTGATCGTCACGGACAAGCTCCGCTCCTACGGCGCGGCCCACCGCGAGGTCATGCCCTCCGTCGAGCACCGTTCCCACAAGGGCCTGAACAACCGGGCCGAGAACAGTCATCAGCCCACCCGGCAACGCGAACGGGCGATGAAAGGCTTCCGCAGCGTGGGCACCGCGCAGCGTTTCCTGTCCGCGTTCAGCGGCATCTCACCCCACTTCCGGCCCCGCCGCCACCTGATGACCGGCACCCAACACCGCGCCGAAATGACCGTCCGCTTCACCATCTGGGAGCAGATCACCGGCGTCACCGGCCGGCCTGCCGCCGCCTGA